atttaaccggacacgggaatggattaatagccactagaataattaaaacaggggtgaaattacattcaagggtaattggtgtaattgttaacaaagtagtaaaaccttggtttacacgcagtcgataacctggtgtattcattaaacaaagtattaaaaccttgttacaattcgaatccccaattagttgaaatatttaacttcgggtataagaataatttgatgaggacactcgcactttatatttatgactgatggactgttatggacaaaaaccagacagacagattaaataatccaggacaaaggacaattaacccatgggtataaaactaaaatcaacacatcaaacatcatgattacggaagtttaaataagcataattcttttatttcatatttaatttcctttattttatatttaattgcacttctaattatcgaacttttatttattgttatttaatcgcacttttaattatcgtactttttaattatcgcaattttattttatcgcacttttattattcgcaatttcattatcgttatttactttacgctttaaattaagtcttttatttatttaatattttacattaggttttaactgcgactaaagtcttaaaatcgacaaaccggtcattaaacggtaaaaacccccctttataataataatattacttatatatatatttgtatttttataaaagtaaactaatatagcgttgagctttgtttaaagatttccctgtggaacgaaccggacttactaaaaactacactactgtacgattaggtacactgcctataagtgttgtagcaaggtttaagtatatccattctataaataaataaatatcttgtgtaaaattgtatcgtatttaatagtatttccttgtaaaaattaatagtattttatacccctctgctttgacatcaacagTTTCTGCCTCTTGTGGACCCACGCAACGTAACAACGGACCCAAGAATGACTTCTTGTATAATACACCGTCATGTACAACATACATAGGAGCCTTCATGCGGATTTTCTTAGCCGTTACGCTGTCAGAAGGTAACGTTCCGTCTTTTAGATAGTTGACGATTGGGTTCATCCAAGTGTTTACCTCCTCGACTGGTGCCGCCACCTGTCAAGCATCACGGCGCAATTGTTATGAAATTTATTTTATCAAACAAGCGGTGTAGGTTTTATAAGCGTGACGGCTTGATACCTGTACCACATCGGTGGAGTTTTGGTTAATGACCTCCACCCATACGTCCTTAGCGAATTGGTTGAACGTCAGCGAAGCGAGCTTGCTGAGGGCATCAGCCTTTTTGTTCATTGAACGCGGCACGTGTGTGATTGAAAAATAATCGAACTTGTTGGCTAATTCTTCCGCCAGTTTCAAATATTTTTGCATTGCAGGGTCTCTGGCTTCGAATGTTCTGTTCAACTGATTTGCCACCAGTTGTGAATCAACCGCCACTTTCAGTGCCGTAATGCCCATCTTTTCAGTGATACGTAACCCGGAGAGCAACGCTTCATACTCCGCTTCATTATTGGAAACATAGAAAGCGAAGCGCAAAGCGTAGGTGTGTTCTTCTCCGGTAGGACTTGTAAGTATCAAGCCAGCACCGGCCCCATCTGAGCTTGACGCTCCGTCAGTGTGAAGCTCCCACGTGACATTTTGGGGTGCTGTTTCGTTTGCAGCTGTTGGTGTTTTAGAATTAATGAATTCTACCATGAAATCGGCCATGATTTGCCCTTTGATAGCGTTACGCGGCGCGTAGCTAATTTCATGCTCCCCAAGTTCGATTGCCCATTTTGCCATTCGGTCGGAGATCTTCGGCTTACTTCAAACCTGTCACGAAGAAGTTAGTAACGTTCTTTGCTGTACAAGTGTCTCAAAAATGTTGTACCTACTTGATGGGCGTATCTGTTAGCACCAAGATGTGGTGCGCTTGAAAGTATCGCCTCAGCCTCCTCGCGGTATGAACTAATGCGTAAACCAGTTTCTCGACTGGGTTATAATTGACCTCACCGTGCTGCAAAACCTTGCTGACAAAGTATACCAGCATCTGGGTTCCGTCGCGTTCCGCCACTAGTACCGAGCTGATTGCTTCAGCTCCCACTGCTAAGTAAACAGTTAAAGTTTCTCCTAAAATTTTTGAAACGTCAGTAAACAAGCAAGTAGTGTTAGTCATGATGTTGGAACGAACACTTTACCCGGTACCGGAGCTGTTAACGTAGGTAGGGTTTTGATGAATGCCTTCATCTCTTGGAACGCGTTTTCTGCTTCCGGCGTCCAGACGAAGCTTTTGCCCATGGATGCCTTTAACACATGAAAGAAAGGTAGAGAACGCTCTGTGGCCTTCGACAAGAACCTAGACAGTGCCGCCAACTTCCCATTTAAGCTTTGCACCTCTTTTTTTGTTCGCGGTGATACCATCTCATCCACGGCTTGAATTTTTTTCGGATTTGCTCTGATACCGCGTGGCTTCACGACATGACCAAGAAAGCTACCCTCCTCGAAGCCGAAACTGCATTTCTCGGTTGAGTTTCATATTGATTTTAGTTAAGGAGTCGAACGTTTCTTGGATATCTTTAAGGAGAGATGGTTCCGTATGGATTTTGATTACGACATCATCAACGTAAGCTTTGACGTTACGTCCTATCTGGTTCTTGAAGGCAGTGTCTATCACCCGTTGATACGTTGCTCCAGCGTTCTTTAGTCCAAACGGCATCTTAGTGTAGCAAAAAATGCCGTGATCAGTGTGAAATGCCGTCTTATCCTCATCTCCTTCCGCCATTTGAATCTGATGATACCCTTTGTACGCGTCAAGGAAGCATTTAAAGCAGTACCCGGCAAGTGATTCGACCTTCCAGTCAATCTCCGGTAGCGGATAGTTATCCTTTGGGCACGCCCTGTTTatatctttgaaatcaacgcacatgcGCCATGCCCCGTTGGCTTTCTTGACTAGCACCGGGTTGGCTACCTAAGTTTGGTAACGAACTTCTCTCAATATGTTGGCGTCAACAAGCTTCTCTACCTCGCTACGGAGGAATGTGCTTGATTCTGGTGCCATTCCTCTCTTTTTCTGTCGTACCGGCGTTATGTTTGGGTTTGCGTTTAAATGGTGTTCCACCACCTCCCTTGGAACTCCTATCATGTCTGACTCTTGCCAAGCGAAAACATCGGCGTTGTTGGACAGCAAATCGCATAGAGCACTCTTAGTTTCCTCCGAAAGGGTGCTACCGATTTTAATGACTTTCTCGGGAAACGTATGATTGATCACGACACCCCCTTCGCGATTAACAGGTGCCAAATGCACAACCGGTTGACTGATATCAGCGCAGACTTGAGCGCGATCTGAAAACAAAGTTGCTACGCCTGCCCTTGTGGGGAACTTCAGCATACCTTGAACTGTTGAAGGTATTGCGCCCAACTCCTGGAGCGCTGTCCGTCCCAAAATCACATTGTACTTGGATTGGCTACGAACCACTACAAATGTTAACTGCACGGTGCGGGAACGGTAATCATCTCCTAATGTCACGTCGATAGTAACACGCCCTAAGGGCCAAGTCGTTTCACCTGTGAATCCCGCAACGGGGTGCAACGGGGGTTTAACCTTGTCCCTCACGTCCTGTGGCAACTGCAAAAAGCAATGTTCATAAATGACATCCACAGCGCTACCCGTATCAATATAAATACGTGATACCCGGCAACGTCCGATTGTTACAGTGATCGTTAACGGTAGGTCCGTTGGGCAGATCTTCCAAAATGCCAGGAATGTGATAGGCGCGCATTCCCAATTTTCAAGCGCTTCGGCCTTCCTTACGTGACCCGAGTGCCACATCTGAATCATGTGAATGTGCTTTTCCGGCGCTTTGTCTTTTCCTTTCTGCCACGCGAACCTCTTGGTCGCGGATCCTCCTTTGCTCGAAGGTTTTAAATGGTTAAACTCACCTAACTTTAGCCTCTCAATTATGACCTTTTTTAGTTCACGACAATCGTCAACGTCATGCCCCTTATCTCCGTGAAAGATACAGTATTGCGTTTCGTCTACCGCGAAGCGTGGTTTCATAGGCTTGGGTGGCGGGAAGTCTCTGCTAATCTCctccgttgccaaaatttcttttggcgttttagatAGTGACCTTATTAAGCTTTCCTCCTCAGGTGATAGCCTTTTAGACCCGTAACGTTCGTACGGGCGGCAATTATGGCGGTTTCCAGACTTATGATTGGAACGTCCGTAGCCACCACCGCTACTTCCGCCACTACCCCTATGACTGCTACTTGCGTGACCCTTACCGTTTCCTTTGTCATCTCTATCGTTGCGGTCCGTTGTTTTGTATTCACCGACGGCGGCGTCAGCGAACTCCTCTGACCGCACGTAGTCTCTCACCATCCTTACCGCTTCAACAAATGTTTTTAGCAACTTCCGTCGCATCGCCTTTACCAGAGACAAATGTCTTACTTGGCAGATCACCATGATGTACGCGGAAATTTGCTGCGACTCCGGAAAGTCCGGGATTTTTTCACATTCCGCTGTGAAGCGGGAAGTAAAACTCATCAAAGACTCGCGTGACCTTATCTTGATGCTATGCGCGTCCAAATGGGTCAATTCTGTACGTTTAAAATTCTGGAAGCGTTGCACGAACTTGGTTCTAAGGTCCGTGAAGCTGGTAATACTCAACGCGGGCAACTTGGCAAACCACTCACGCGAGGCGGACTGAAGCTGTCCCGGGAACATGTGGCATGCCGTAGGGTTATCCCAGTGTTGCATCTTGACAGCGTGCTCAAACTGCTGCAGAAAGTCCTCCGGATCCGAGCTACCATCATACATCCCTAGCGTGAGGGGGTAGTAAGGACGGCAGGCAGCTGATGGGTAGCTATTTCCTTGGTAAACTTCTCTGACCTTGCGGAAATTTCGAACGAATGTTTAACGTTGTCCCCCATCATAGCATACCAGTTATTCAACATATTGTCCGCCACGCCAGGCTGCTCGACCTGAGCACTCATAGATTCCGGTGCGGCAAGGATCAAATTATCAATCAGATCCTTGCGTGCCTCCTCCCTAGTTTTGTCAGAACTCTTACCGGTCACCGACATCGAACGTGTTGAGATACGGGGTTGTGCCTTCGACATACCGGTAGGCCTTTCGGCGCCTTTGGGCATGAGTGAGGGTAAAACGAATCCTCCCTTTGCCAAAAAGCGTATAGCTTCCTCGCCGTTAATGGGTTTGAGCTGGTGTACGTTTTCCTCTTGAGTTTTCGTCTCTTTAGAGTCACGTTGATCAGCTTCCTTCTCGTCGTCATCAAACTGCAAACGGGTACCCTTGATGGAATCATTTGGAGTTTCGTAAGTGCTATCGTCATTAGGTTTGAAAGGGTCATATGGTTCTTTGCCATTGTTAGTAGCGGATTGTGGGTTGGAACCTTCTGTCATCTTGCTATGAGAGCGTTGATTAGtcgggtcccacggatggcgccaaatgatcaaaccAAAATTGTTCGGTCTGAGTGCAAGTGAATTAAAAAGGAAGTTTAACCTTTGGAAGGGGTTCCTTCGGTTAAATGGGAGATGGATGTGGTGATGTTGTTTGTCTTTTTCCGAGCCTCCAAGGTAAGCTATGGAATGTTAGTGTGTGAAATGGTCAGTTGATCGATTGGCCATTGAATGAGGCCAAAGGATGCTATTTATAGATAATAAAATGACGGTTATGCATGATAGCCATTATAATAGCACCCACGACTTGTAACTGCCACTAGAACCTCCTAATCAAGCCTACAACCTATTCCACGTTCCTGAAATGTAGGGATGTTGTCCAACTCAGCAATACCAAGTCAACCTTGACAGTCCATCACGTGACCCATGGCGTGACGGTAGATTGAGCATGAGTTGAACGTTTACTGGATATTGCGTGTGTTACACGTGATACAACATTAGGTTCCCGACAGGTTCATGTGCTAGACGTCATGCGTTGAACGTGACGTCACCCATGGCGTGACGTACGTCATTAGCTGCAGTTATGTGACCTTAATATTGATTAACATAGAATGATCAATCTGCCCTTCTGTGATTCAAACTAACGAAGATGAGTTAACATCAGTTAATTCTCAGGGTCACTATAAAATAAAATCAAATGTAAACGATGAACATATATAATTACCATGTAAAAATAGAACTTTAGGGTACAAAGTGAAATAATAGTAAATTTTTGGACGGGACGATTGATTGATTGAAGTAATTAAGTCTTGTTAAAAAATTGTCCCCCATGGCCCACACCAACACGTGCGTTCATCCTATAAGTCTGATCCAtcattttttcttttttaattactTTACTTTATCCTTCTTTATATAAAAACAATAATCTCTCTCATAAAAATCAGATCGCCAGAGCTTAACTCACGACGGCGAATCCACCAGAATTTAATTAGGGTTCCGGCAAACTTCCATTTCATTTTATTGCGTGTGTTCACAATTACACTAATTAATTCAATATATGG
This genomic window from Rutidosis leptorrhynchoides isolate AG116_Rl617_1_P2 chromosome 2, CSIRO_AGI_Rlap_v1, whole genome shotgun sequence contains:
- the LOC139888481 gene encoding uncharacterized protein — encoded protein: MYDGSSDPEDFLQQFEHAVKMQHWDNPTACHMFPGQLQSASREWFAKLPALSITSFTDLRTKFVQRFQNFKRTELTHLDAHSIKIRSRESLMSFTSRFTAECEKIPDFPESQQISAYIMVICQVRHLSLVKAMRRKLLKTFVEAVRMVRDYVRSEEFADAAVGEYKTTDRNDRDDKGNGKGHASSSHRGSGGSSGGGYGRSNHKSGNRHNCRPYERYGSKRLSPEEESLIRSLSKTPKEILATEEISRDFPPPKPMKPRFAVDETQYCIFHGDKGHDVDDCRELKKVIIERLKLGEFNHLKPSSKGGSATKRFAWQKGKDKAPEKHIHMIQMWHSGHVRKAEALENWECAPITFLAFWKICPTDLPLTITVTIGRCRVSRIYIDTGSAVDVIYEHCFLQLPQDVRDKVKPPLHPVAGFTGETTWPLGRVTIDVTLGDDYRSRTVQLTFVVVRSQSKYNVILGRTALQELGAIPSTVQGMLKFPTRAGVATLFSDRAQVCADISQPVVHLAPVNREGGVVINHTFPEKVIKIGSTLSEETKSALCDLLSNNADVFAWQESDMIGVPREVVEHHLNANPNITPVRQKKRGMAPESSTFLRSEVEKLVDANILREVRYQT